The genomic stretch ttcattccctTCGATATTTTCACCAACTTCTCAAACCAGATATAACCATATTGCAACGGGACATTCCCAACGGTTACTATTattagctcagctagggtaggcaGAATTATAGATTGTAGTTATACGGGACAAaacaggcaatttggctatgtggagctcatggataaaatgacaaaaagggaattgcctctcctaacatgtgccaccaaccacagacccgaatgcatataggtattaagtagactgaattcatgcttatgcaatttgatgttacgtgccttatagagagtactactcacatcctatatgaaactggtcatgaatgtcaccagtttatcaagctctaaaccttagaatgtaattgtagcttgccaataaaagagtcaagtctattcgttcagaaaagtttgaaacaaaaactcgtagattatgcacattaccaatGCCAACAAAATGTTAGGAATGAGCAAGGCAAAGGTAAAagactcaaagtagcataaagttcaacgttccgactcaacctaaaagCGGAATTAAACGTGCATTTTTGAATTTATGAGATTTTTTCGAATTAAAACggcaatgcatgcgaaaaataaaaaaaacgttCAAACTAAAATGTAATAAACGACATGCAGACACAGACATGGATGcatacttccccaaaccaaaacatacaatgccctcattgtaccaagaaCAGGGAAAGAAAtacaaactgaagagaaaaggagaatgGAGGTCGGAACACTTAAAAAATAGGCGtgaaggagggacctccccaaaccgaccatgaacaggGGGGGGGGGTCGCAAGTGGCTCATCAATATCGCAGCATGCGAGATATACCAACCAGACTCGATTGATGAAGTagaaaggctcgatcgagtagattatgtgTAAGATGTTCTCGATCGAAGGGAAgaggctctcgatcgagaagATGGATTTTGCAGGGAGTCGATCGAAGGGAgcaggtgttcgatcgagaggattgagcaacaaaaacgttcgatcgagtaaaatgaaTCCCTCGATCGAACAACTCTCGTGTGAGTCTTGCAAAACGCAACATAGGTACTACGAAACTAACAAAATAACCAAATATTCAGCGATTGTTTGGAAAACTAGAGTCTAAGCACCCAAGACAATTCAAAAAGTtcaaacaaaagtacaacaaaacagGTCGGGTTGCCTCCCAGGCAACGGcgtcaaaatttgataccgtcgttttagtaccaaaaataaatacctaaatcaaCTAACAGaagaagtagggtcgatctccacagggagatgggaaaatgtctgctaaactaagtccgtctgaATAACTGCTTCTTGGGGCTTTTAATAGTTTGTTCTAATCTATGGAGATTAAGAGAAAGATAGAGCAAAGAGAAATGGAGAATAAGGTTAATGAATATCAActagagagaaacagctaagacaatcggttcaccatgattcttaagaAATCTGATCTAGGGTCTTAGGTCAATACAACTCGATttacagggtagtgaaaaggtccttccggtccgctattcgccctaaaacaattctaacttagcttccgccctcattagactATTCTAATGCTCACTACAGGTCTTACCTATTCCAATCATctgatccaggtcaaggtgtactaaggttaattatctaattgcgtcgactcaagtagacaagaacaattaaatgcagtgattaacaacatagatctaaTTCGTAATAAATCCTAATTACCTATTCATAATTCCCTTAAAATCaaggctcccctatgtcctagcaaaaacggttttagctatgcatgattattaaaaaacaacaataacacaTAAACTATAAGAGTTAAACATATTATAAGAGCAATAAAGCAaaagtaattaattaattgaaAGAAGAGAATACCGATTACAAGGAGGAGCAATGAAGAATTAGGTTTTTGTATAAAGTTCTAAGAGAAAATGAGAGAGAGAAGTCGAAGAAGGAAGAGAGGAGGAAGAGATCCCCAGTGCTAATGACTGCCGTCCTATTTATTCCTAATTCCAAAAAGTAAATCTCGAGATTAACTAAAATCCGCATAAGAGAccaaggctctcgatcgagtaaaatgaaaccactcgatcgagaataaaACTTGacaaacagttcgatcgagtgaacagggtGCTTGATCGAAGACTTCATAGGACGgttatctcgatcgagtaaaggcagagctcgatcgaggacttccaagAGAATAAAGCATTCGAACGACCATTTTAAGTAGCATAATGGGTCAATCGAGCTATATCAGCACGGTTGGACTTCTTGAACACCTTTcgaggccacttcacgcatctctaagtgataaattccaagctccggcttCTCCTTATCCAAAATGCATGTGATTGGGACAGGTTCAGGCTTAATTTcactcctttccggttcatacctacaattaatataatacaaaccaaagtagactattcgggggcatttttagcgagatgccacgtaaataacataaaaatacgtgtaaaaatgaggtaaaaagcttatgtaaaatacacgcatcaaatctccccaagccaaacatttgcttgtccccaagcaaattatgaatgcaactaaagaatacaaatggaacgggaccaactcatcagctacaaattgtccaccaaaaccaatttaatgcaacaactaacaaagcggCGATAAGtgagtgcaaacgagttaaatcaatgcttTAAACTATTGAACCGTCGACCGTGCACGACTCAaaaatatcggactctcacgggtcgctcgtcacacAAATGaagcacagggtgagtatattAGTGAGAGGTAGAAAGAAGttgagacactcacctaactcgaccaacatgcatgcaatctaacgcaaataaagtctctacaaccgtacatatgcattccaaccaactaatgaccaagacacaagCCAAGcgcttacatttgggtaagtgaggtaatgggtaagaaggggctaaaatgaatttggatatatggagttaatagccaagctagcaacaacggattcaaatttagaaacacttcccagcttcatactcaatatatatcaatgtACAACAGTGTCAATTTGCAGCACACAAACTCACTAATCATAACATGGTCAACTCCCCAATAAATACAAATATAACATGGGAGTAGAAATCACAACGTAATATTTCACAGCTCATGGTTTTTCataatctttcttttctttttcatatttcttttcgcaattttcttcttttcattctttttttttcattcccttcGATATTTTCACAAACTTCTCAAACCAGATATAACCATATTGCAACGGGACATTCCCAACGGTTACTATTACTAGCTCAGCGAGGGTAGGCAGAATTATAGATTGTAGTTATACGGGACAAaacaggcaatttggctatgtggagctcatggtTAACATGACAAAAAGGGAATTGCCTTTCCTAACATGTGCCACTAACCACAGACCCGAATGCATACGGGTATTAAGTAGACTGAAtgcatgcttatgcaatttgatgttacgtgccttatagagagtactacacacatcctatatgaaactggtcatgaatgccaccagtttatcaagctctaaaccttagaatgtaattTGTTGGggatatcaatctttgcaatttcatctacAAAGGGTGAGTCAGCGAAGCTGTCAACTTCCACCTCAGCCACATGATCTGGcactccaggtatattttctatcttattatggagtttttgaatttcctgaagcatagccatcattattgctgcctcggttttgtttgtttcgttgtTTGAAATGATTTGTGTACCGGATGAGGTGTCTTTATTCGGAGTTCCAAAACTAGAGAAGTCGATGTGCttgatgatggatgagaatggggttcctggctcaAATCTAGTTTTGGAacctgaagcctgattttccaatttttttctcaggttagactcagattccttaagTTTTGTGATCTCAGCCTCTGCTTGAGCcgcctgttggagcttgtgtcctccacagttagtgtgataacgtatataaatctcttataggttcacaagggtatttTTTTGACAGGGATTTCACTGAACAGGAATACCCTGCCAGAGGTTTATATGTATTGTAATCTAACTCAAACAATTCGCCTGACTAGTATTATTTTGTAAAATAACAGGTAACAAATAATAACACagagattttatacgtggaaaaaccctgggaataagggaaaaaccacgggcaccaagtcaggagtgattgttactatgattttagatagcctgacagagtattggtaTATCGGGCCCGACAATGTAAATTATAATGCTTAAGAATACACAAATGTAAGTAAGGATGAGAGAGTGTGTAATGTCCTTTCTGATTTTGTCCTCTCTTGTATTTATACTTGTTTTCACCGTTTCCTCTATgtcgtttagggtttcctggtaaatagggcatatgccctatttacccggaggtagttGCCATCTTATTTAGTCGTTGCTTTTGACTGTTCCCTATATCTTTTCCTTCTTGAATTGGTCTTACTTTTTTGTAGGGAGTATATATCAACTGCCTGTTTGTCGCCTGCAATGCTTATTCGATGTTAGCCTGGCGTTTTTCCCTTTCAGGCTActggttatctttcgcctgtcttttATCAACTCTTGTTTGGTGCCTATCCATACTTGATCAATGTctggtttcagatgtcttttgcttggaactcggctttggctgttgcctggcctatgtcaggtcagacaggataattttgggcccaacaattgccccttatctgcttattccattattgggtctggccaggaataaggagataaaaatttgggccaggcgaAGGATTTGTGCAGGGATTTTTTATCGGATTAGAATTAGTGTTtgattcaacttcttgtaacggctacttgccataaatagggtaggttcacaaaaccctaggagagtcatgattaatctcaaccacttgctttcctagccgttatAGATTTGCGGTTATAAATATCCTGCCTTTgccgtgttttttttttgttgaaatgtaAGTATAGTATAAAAATCGAAAAAAGGTGACCATACAAAGATTTGTAACTAACACTCATGGTGTCGTTACCAAATTAGACTCCCACAAAGACGGGCCATCGAGACCCATCTAAAGCCAAGTACTCTTATAAATGCAAGCCCAACAAGTACTTGCATCTTCCGAgcccaaaaacaacaacaaaaccataTTACTCTATCTGTCTATGACAACATATTCAGATGACTCCTAGTCAAATCCACAAAACCTAGGTCTAGGAGACGATAATTGTTCACCAAACCCAGCACCTATGTTCTATGGAAGCTCAAGCATTCTATGGAAGCTCAAGAATTCGTCTAATCCACACCTCATCTCCGTCATCCAGAGAGGAGCTGATGATAGATCTGATGCGGCTTTTCATTTCCTTCACGACATCGCTAGCCACTTTGTCGGGTTTAGTCAGCTGCAATTCAATCCTGCTCTGATTTCGTTGTCTCCATATGTGATATGAGCACGCATTCAAGACGGCATAGGTAATCCCTTTCTTCAGTTTACTCCCTTTCTGCTTCAATCTCCAATTAATGGTATCTTGGATAGGTAGCTCACTACGGATCCAATTACTTACCTGTTTCACGACCTTCTCACTGTAGATGCATCTGTAGAATAAATGGTCATTGTTCTCAACACCACTCCCACAGATATGGCAGGTAACCTCATCACTAACCCCTAGTCTGTGCATTTTTTCGTTCGTATTCAGGCTGTTGTGATGCTGTAGCCAAGATAGGAATCCATGTTTCGGGATTGTCCACTTGTTCCAAACCAGACCAGACCAGTTCAccttttctcctttatttctaAGGAATTCGTACCCTTTTGATATGGTATACTCCTTTCCTTTCTGACTAGTCCAGACTTGTTGTTCATAGGGATCATTCAGGAGATTCTTAATTTGGCAAATTTTCCTCCAATACCAACTAGAACTAGCATTAGGAGAATATTCTTGCCTTTGCCGTGTTtgtcttcacattccaatctccAATTTtattctttctctttctaaaattctcTCTTTGCAAAAATTCATTTTCCAGAAAAATAAGATATGGCTGGTGGTAGGAGAAAGACAGCAGCTTCCAAAGCTCCTGCTGAGACTGAAAAAGTTCCTGTTGAAGTCGAAATGGTTTCTGCTGAGGTTGAGAAGGTCCCTGATATCATCCATGAGGATGATGAGGTGGAGGTTGTTGCTGCCCCAGAGAttctgtccatgtcttataagggggttgaatatACTCCTATTAAGGTTTTGGCGGCTTCTTTTCATGAAGCCAATCAGCTAAAATcagcttttgagcattatat from Silene latifolia isolate original U9 population chromosome 2, ASM4854445v1, whole genome shotgun sequence encodes the following:
- the LOC141641317 gene encoding uncharacterized protein LOC141641317 encodes the protein MHRLGVSDEVTCHICGSGVENNDHLFYRCIYSEKVVKQVSNWIRSELPIQDTINWRLKQKGSKLKKGITYAVLNACSYHIWRQRNQSRIELQLTKPDKVASDVVKEMKSRIRSIISSSLDDGDEVWIRRILELP